In Streptomyces nojiriensis, one genomic interval encodes:
- a CDS encoding SpoIIE family protein phosphatase, which translates to MRNVPGRDQQAGRRALREALVGACADAGASIGMLYLPDPDPTRRVLHLMLASGLSREFAAPWSRVALDDPIPVADAVREGRLVWLGGQEDTARRYPRLGLVLPYDFALAAAPLTAGAADRAAEPTGAGLVFLWPGSHGPDLDERERKALESARSLMARILLRAAGQGRPLRPAPHPVILRPLPSPTPGPAEAAATMAFVRRLPGGNCALDLNGTITFITQEAADLLGAPVSGLLGALPWEALPWMDTPAIENHYRATAMSRLPRSFTAERPTGQQLCFELYPDNTGISVRITALGDRDGPPAPLPSADPEQSAPSRATALYPLMMLAVTLTEAAHAQDVVEKAADQIVPSLGAHALAMLAEQDGRVRIVGHRGYSAEHLAALDGTPVSADTAITHILHTSTPLFFGDVGELLAAHPDAVVEEGMAAWAFLPLIASNRPIGSLVLAYAHTRVFAPGERAVLTSIAGLIAQALDRARLYDATHQLARSLQTGLLPHTLPRVPRLEVAARYRPAAHGLEIGGDFYDLIRIDDTTVAAAIGDVQGHNVNAAALMGQVRTAVHAGAGAPPEEVLARTNRLLTDLEPGLFTSCLYAHIDLAGHTVRLASAGHPPPLLRHPGGKTEMLNPPAGLLLGIEPGASYTAVEIPFSPGTLLALYTDGLVEAPGRDIEDAIGAVAALIGDAPEHHPLGDLADELIEHAHRDGPRPDDIALLLLRTEGPVPAAFAHRV; encoded by the coding sequence GTGCGAAACGTTCCGGGGCGTGATCAGCAGGCCGGCCGGCGTGCGCTGAGAGAGGCACTGGTCGGGGCCTGTGCCGACGCGGGAGCGTCCATCGGCATGCTCTACCTGCCCGACCCCGACCCCACCCGGCGCGTACTGCACCTGATGCTGGCCTCCGGGCTCTCCCGGGAGTTCGCGGCGCCCTGGTCCCGTGTCGCCCTGGACGACCCCATCCCCGTGGCCGACGCGGTCCGTGAGGGCCGGCTCGTCTGGCTCGGCGGCCAGGAGGACACGGCCCGCCGCTATCCGCGCCTCGGCCTCGTCCTCCCGTACGACTTCGCGCTCGCCGCCGCCCCCCTGACCGCCGGAGCCGCCGACCGGGCCGCCGAGCCCACCGGGGCCGGCCTGGTGTTCCTGTGGCCCGGCTCGCACGGGCCCGACCTCGACGAGCGGGAACGCAAGGCCCTGGAATCGGCCCGCAGCCTCATGGCGCGCATCCTGCTACGGGCCGCCGGCCAGGGCCGGCCGCTGCGGCCGGCACCGCATCCGGTCATCCTGCGACCGCTCCCCTCACCCACACCGGGCCCGGCCGAGGCGGCGGCCACCATGGCCTTCGTCCGGCGCCTCCCCGGAGGCAACTGCGCACTCGACCTGAACGGCACCATCACCTTCATCACCCAGGAGGCGGCCGACCTGCTCGGCGCGCCCGTCTCCGGCCTGCTCGGAGCCCTGCCCTGGGAGGCCCTTCCCTGGATGGACACGCCCGCCATCGAGAACCACTACCGGGCCACCGCGATGAGCCGGCTGCCCCGGAGCTTCACCGCCGAGCGCCCCACCGGACAGCAGCTGTGCTTCGAGCTCTACCCGGACAACACGGGGATCAGCGTCCGCATCACCGCGCTCGGCGACCGGGACGGCCCCCCGGCCCCCCTCCCGTCGGCGGACCCCGAGCAGTCCGCACCCAGCCGGGCCACCGCGCTCTACCCGCTCATGATGCTGGCCGTCACCCTCACCGAGGCCGCCCACGCGCAGGACGTCGTGGAGAAGGCCGCGGACCAGATCGTCCCGTCCCTGGGCGCCCACGCCCTCGCCATGCTGGCCGAGCAGGACGGGCGGGTGCGGATCGTCGGCCACCGCGGATACTCCGCCGAACACCTGGCGGCGCTCGACGGCACCCCCGTCTCGGCCGACACCGCCATCACCCACATCCTGCACACCTCCACCCCCCTGTTCTTCGGCGACGTGGGCGAGCTCCTGGCCGCCCACCCCGACGCGGTGGTCGAGGAGGGCATGGCCGCCTGGGCGTTCCTGCCCCTGATCGCCTCCAACCGCCCCATCGGCTCCCTCGTCCTCGCCTACGCGCACACCCGTGTCTTCGCCCCCGGCGAGCGCGCCGTCCTGACCTCGATCGCCGGGCTGATCGCGCAGGCCCTGGACCGCGCCCGCCTCTACGACGCCACCCACCAGCTCGCCCGCAGCCTGCAGACGGGCCTGCTGCCCCACACCCTGCCGCGCGTCCCCCGCCTCGAGGTGGCCGCCCGCTACCGTCCGGCCGCGCACGGCCTCGAGATCGGCGGCGACTTCTACGACCTCATCCGCATCGACGACACCACCGTCGCGGCCGCCATCGGGGACGTCCAGGGCCACAACGTGAACGCCGCCGCCCTCATGGGCCAGGTTCGAACCGCCGTCCACGCGGGCGCCGGAGCGCCCCCGGAAGAGGTGCTCGCCCGCACCAACCGGCTCCTGACCGACCTCGAACCCGGGCTGTTCACCAGCTGCCTGTACGCCCATATCGACCTCGCCGGCCACACGGTCCGGCTGGCCTCCGCCGGTCACCCGCCGCCCCTGCTGCGCCACCCCGGCGGGAAGACCGAGATGCTGAACCCGCCGGCCGGACTCCTCCTGGGCATCGAGCCCGGGGCCTCGTACACGGCCGTCGAGATCCCCTTCAGCCCCGGCACCCTCCTCGCCCTCTACACCGACGGGCTCGTCGAGGCCCCCGGCCGGGACATCGAGGACGCCATCGGCGCGGTCGCGGCCTTGATCGGCGACGCCCCCGAGCACCACCCGCTCGGGGACCTGGCGGACGAACTCATCGAGCACGCCCACCGCGACGGCCCCCGCCCCGACGACATCGCCCTGCTGCTGCTGCGCACCGAGGGCCCGGTCCCCGCCGCGTTCGCGCACCGCGTCTGA
- a CDS encoding MmcQ/YjbR family DNA-binding protein yields MCTSDEVREIALALPETTEKEAWAMPTFRVAGKMFLTLPDDETSLAVRCPKEERDELVRAEPGKFWVADHEASFAWVRARLAALDDTDELRAIVVDSWRQAAPPGLLKDHPDLGPQGPS; encoded by the coding sequence GTGTGCACGTCCGACGAAGTCCGTGAAATCGCCCTCGCCCTCCCGGAGACGACCGAGAAGGAAGCCTGGGCCATGCCCACCTTCCGGGTCGCCGGGAAGATGTTCCTGACCCTGCCCGACGACGAGACGTCGCTGGCCGTCCGCTGCCCCAAGGAGGAACGCGACGAGCTGGTCCGCGCCGAGCCCGGGAAGTTCTGGGTCGCGGACCACGAGGCGTCCTTCGCCTGGGTACGGGCACGCCTGGCGGCCCTCGACGACACCGACGAGCTCCGCGCCATCGTCGTCGACTCCTGGCGCCAGGCCGCGCCGCCCGGCCTGCTCAAGGACCATCCCGACCTCGGGCCCCAGGGGCCGTCCTGA
- a CDS encoding DUF4139 domain-containing protein, which produces MTAETAQRWGSTLDSVVVYAQGAVCRRLVRGSVPADGRVRVMGLPRSLDPGSLRASVLGAPGVRVTEARVEVEAAPRGTGGAPDVLRREVERLRDEYAAAQGRRDRQQVLIDEVRALRPVPPAPDPEAPHRRTPVDAWLELADFTEGRLTALHARLVELEDALRLAGHELGVAADRLARASTDAPQAHVETTVSALLTLATTGDAEGDAGEVELELEYGVPGAVWVPAYRLTHRQGDGDGRLVLRASVAQRTGEDWTGVRIALATADLRRRTDLPKLRSVRIGRRQAAPAPSGWREPPAGLADLFTGYEAAGPGRAAVTVPPPAVRAGSASGPVPPPPPPPPAPATAAAPAPQGYGALPVPGGAYGAVADGVGGALPAFAQPARPRPAGRPRGGGAAFGGAPAPAAPAAPGRAAPPAPAPAPTPEPQPVAGPPQPSGAELDYAALVLCGAAEQGGRRGRLFPGSPADPVAAEHRRRAEAVGGLPLPGHAVRPRESAGSFDHRFDAAARADIPSDGTWHTVTVGEIPVGLRTEYVCVPSVEQTVYATLVLSNATDQALLAGPVEVTVGEDFLLTAALPTLAPGGVRRVGLGPAEGVRVTRRTNLRESTSGLRNNTTVLDHQVHVELANRLAGPVTVEVHERVPVTSDPDVRIEERAGWTTPEAGAGPEHHAPGTRVWRVDLPAGGTTALDGGYEIRIPAGKALVGGNRRS; this is translated from the coding sequence ATGACGGCGGAGACGGCACAGCGGTGGGGTTCGACCCTCGATTCGGTCGTGGTGTACGCGCAGGGCGCGGTCTGCCGCCGGCTGGTCCGGGGCAGCGTGCCGGCGGACGGACGGGTACGGGTGATGGGGCTGCCCCGCTCGCTCGACCCGGGCTCGCTTCGGGCGAGTGTGCTGGGCGCCCCCGGGGTGCGCGTGACCGAGGCCCGGGTCGAGGTCGAGGCCGCCCCGCGCGGCACCGGCGGCGCACCCGATGTCCTGCGGCGCGAGGTCGAACGGCTGCGCGACGAGTACGCGGCGGCGCAGGGCCGCCGGGACCGGCAACAGGTGCTGATCGACGAGGTCAGGGCCCTGCGGCCGGTGCCCCCGGCCCCTGACCCCGAGGCCCCGCACCGCCGTACCCCGGTCGACGCGTGGCTGGAGCTCGCCGACTTCACCGAAGGGCGGCTGACGGCGCTGCACGCCCGGCTCGTCGAGCTGGAGGACGCGCTGCGCCTCGCCGGGCACGAGCTCGGCGTCGCCGCGGACCGGCTCGCCCGCGCCTCCACCGACGCTCCGCAGGCGCACGTGGAGACCACGGTCTCCGCGCTCCTGACCCTCGCCACCACGGGGGACGCGGAGGGCGACGCCGGGGAGGTCGAGCTGGAGTTGGAGTACGGGGTTCCGGGAGCCGTCTGGGTACCGGCGTACCGGCTCACGCACCGTCAGGGCGACGGCGACGGCCGTCTGGTGCTGCGCGCCTCGGTCGCCCAGCGCACCGGCGAGGACTGGACCGGTGTGCGCATCGCGCTGGCCACCGCCGACCTGCGGCGCCGCACCGACCTGCCGAAGCTCCGTTCGGTCCGGATCGGGCGCCGGCAGGCCGCCCCCGCGCCGTCCGGCTGGCGCGAGCCTCCGGCGGGTCTCGCCGACCTGTTCACCGGCTACGAGGCGGCCGGCCCCGGCCGCGCTGCCGTGACCGTCCCGCCCCCGGCCGTCAGGGCCGGCTCCGCGTCCGGTCCCGTACCGCCGCCCCCGCCACCACCACCCGCCCCGGCGACTGCGGCCGCGCCCGCGCCGCAGGGCTACGGCGCACTCCCGGTGCCCGGCGGCGCGTACGGCGCCGTCGCGGACGGCGTCGGCGGCGCGCTGCCCGCTTTCGCCCAGCCTGCCCGCCCGCGGCCGGCGGGCAGGCCGCGGGGCGGCGGCGCGGCCTTCGGCGGGGCCCCCGCTCCCGCGGCTCCCGCGGCCCCCGGCCGGGCCGCTCCCCCGGCGCCCGCACCGGCTCCGACGCCGGAACCGCAACCGGTGGCCGGTCCTCCGCAGCCGAGCGGCGCCGAACTCGACTACGCCGCCCTCGTCCTGTGCGGCGCCGCCGAGCAGGGCGGTCGCAGGGGCCGGCTGTTCCCCGGCTCCCCCGCCGACCCGGTGGCGGCCGAACACCGCCGCCGCGCCGAGGCGGTGGGCGGGCTGCCGCTGCCCGGGCACGCCGTGCGGCCCCGTGAGTCGGCGGGTTCCTTCGACCACCGCTTCGATGCCGCCGCCCGCGCCGACATTCCGTCGGACGGCACCTGGCACACCGTCACCGTCGGGGAGATCCCGGTCGGTCTGCGCACCGAGTACGTGTGCGTGCCGTCCGTGGAGCAGACCGTGTACGCGACGCTGGTGCTCTCCAACGCCACCGACCAGGCGCTGCTGGCCGGCCCGGTGGAGGTCACCGTCGGTGAGGACTTCCTGCTGACCGCCGCCCTGCCCACCCTCGCCCCCGGCGGGGTCCGCCGGGTGGGGCTCGGACCCGCCGAGGGCGTCCGGGTCACCCGTCGTACGAACCTGCGCGAGTCGACCTCGGGCCTGCGCAACAACACCACGGTGCTCGACCACCAGGTCCACGTGGAACTGGCCAACCGGCTCGCCGGTCCCGTCACCGTCGAGGTCCACGAGCGGGTGCCCGTCACCTCCGATCCGGACGTCCGGATCGAGGAACGCGCCGGCTGGACGACACCCGAGGCCGGCGCCGGACCGGAACACCACGCCCCGGGCACCCGCGTCTGGCGGGTGGACCTGCCCGCCGGGGGGACCACCGCCCTCGACGGCGGCTACGAGATCCGCATCCCGGCCGGCAAGGCCCTGGTCGGCGGCAACCGCAGGAGCTGA
- a CDS encoding DUF4139 domain-containing protein produces the protein MSTAPKPIALPVTAVTCLEDRAHVERTAVLDLEAGVQRLRLGPVSALAVDRTLHAELAAEHRATVLDVRIVRSWEPRGPLPSADEDSALRLRVHALEEDQLALGQLRDRLHARLDVLGGLAADLLREIGEGAGSGETDGARWAREMDRVDGERDAYGEQLRTVDARLAALAVELGETRQAMDRSETEPAELVGHIELTVDSAAPGPARLRLSHLTPCALWRPAYRAVLDGDSLTLETDAMVWQRTGEDWSDVRLTLSTARSALATEPPRLDEDRLTLGDRTAAERRTVDVELREEEIGDLGPAAPVLGLPGVDDGGEARVLHSPAPVSVRADGRAHRVPLSAFSTAASSEYACSPELSPLVTRVVSFDNRSGHALLAGPVDLVRGSGFGGRGTLDFTAPGAPVELAFGSCDDHRVVRYAEESRDSAGFTQRTVVTRTVRLHLSRFSAPGDHGERMVVVRERIPVSEVSAVEVRLRKEACSPAPDTVDSEGIARWNVPLAPGGRRTVTLVYELSASAKVTGL, from the coding sequence ATGTCCACGGCCCCGAAGCCGATCGCCCTTCCCGTCACCGCCGTCACCTGCCTGGAGGACCGCGCCCACGTCGAGCGCACCGCCGTACTGGACCTGGAGGCGGGGGTCCAGCGGCTGCGGCTCGGTCCGGTCAGCGCGCTGGCCGTCGACCGCACCCTGCACGCCGAGCTGGCCGCCGAACACCGGGCCACCGTGCTCGACGTACGGATCGTCCGCAGCTGGGAGCCGCGCGGGCCGCTGCCGTCCGCCGACGAGGACTCCGCCCTGCGCCTGCGCGTGCACGCCCTCGAAGAGGACCAGCTCGCCCTGGGGCAGCTGCGCGACCGGCTGCACGCCCGGCTCGACGTGCTCGGCGGCCTCGCCGCCGATCTGCTGCGGGAGATCGGCGAGGGCGCCGGCTCCGGGGAGACCGACGGGGCCCGCTGGGCTCGCGAGATGGACCGGGTGGACGGGGAGCGCGATGCGTACGGTGAGCAACTGCGCACCGTCGACGCCCGGTTGGCCGCCCTTGCCGTGGAGCTCGGGGAGACCCGGCAGGCCATGGACCGCTCCGAGACCGAGCCCGCCGAGCTGGTGGGTCATATCGAGCTGACCGTGGACAGCGCGGCCCCCGGTCCGGCCCGGCTGCGCCTGAGCCACCTCACCCCGTGTGCGCTGTGGCGGCCCGCCTACCGGGCCGTCCTGGACGGGGACTCGCTGACGCTGGAGACCGACGCGATGGTCTGGCAGCGCACCGGCGAGGACTGGTCCGACGTGCGGCTGACCCTGTCGACGGCCCGGTCGGCGCTGGCCACCGAGCCGCCGCGGCTGGACGAGGACCGCCTCACGCTGGGTGACCGCACGGCGGCGGAGCGCCGTACGGTCGACGTCGAACTGCGCGAGGAGGAGATCGGGGACCTCGGTCCGGCGGCTCCGGTGCTCGGCCTGCCCGGGGTGGACGACGGGGGCGAGGCGCGGGTGCTGCACTCCCCCGCACCGGTCTCCGTACGCGCGGACGGCCGCGCCCACCGGGTGCCGCTCTCCGCCTTCAGCACGGCCGCGAGCAGCGAGTACGCCTGCTCCCCCGAGCTGTCCCCGCTGGTCACCCGGGTGGTGTCGTTCGACAACCGGTCCGGTCACGCGCTGCTGGCGGGTCCGGTGGACCTGGTCCGCGGCAGCGGGTTCGGCGGCCGCGGCACGCTGGACTTCACCGCCCCGGGCGCCCCGGTCGAGCTCGCCTTCGGCAGCTGCGACGACCACAGGGTGGTCCGGTACGCCGAGGAGTCCCGCGACTCGGCCGGATTCACCCAGCGGACGGTGGTCACGCGCACGGTCCGGCTACACCTGTCCCGGTTCTCCGCCCCCGGGGACCACGGCGAACGGATGGTCGTCGTCCGGGAGCGGATCCCGGTCTCGGAGGTCTCGGCGGTGGAGGTGCGCCTGCGCAAGGAGGCCTGCTCGCCGGCGCCGGACACGGTCGATTCCGAGGGCATCGCCCGCTGGAACGTGCCGCTCGCGCCGGGCGGCCGCCGGACGGTCACCCTGGTCTACGAGCTGTCGGCGAGCGCCAAGGTCACCGGGCTCTGA
- a CDS encoding TetR/AcrR family transcriptional regulator: protein MTGSTKTPRERYRQQVREEVKEKAWQQIAGSGASALSLNAIAKQMGMSGPALYRYFANRDELITELIRDAYRSLADAFIAAAGAGGAGRPDLAGLAQVLRRWALADPHRYFLVYGTPVPGYHAPADVTAIASELMSVLLDACAAAVPAAAPDTEPPAVEDHLAAHRAWAGSHPDAPPSALRLALTFWSRLHGVLSLELAGHFTGMGLDPALLFDAEVDRLVTP from the coding sequence ATGACGGGCAGCACGAAGACCCCCCGGGAGCGGTACCGGCAGCAGGTGCGTGAGGAGGTCAAGGAGAAGGCCTGGCAGCAGATCGCCGGCTCCGGCGCCTCGGCGCTCTCCCTCAACGCGATCGCCAAGCAGATGGGCATGAGCGGACCGGCGCTGTACCGGTACTTCGCCAATCGCGACGAGCTCATCACCGAACTCATCCGCGACGCCTACCGCAGCCTCGCCGACGCCTTCATCGCCGCCGCCGGCGCCGGGGGAGCGGGCCGGCCCGACCTCGCGGGGCTGGCGCAGGTACTGCGCCGCTGGGCCCTGGCGGACCCGCACCGCTACTTCCTCGTCTACGGCACCCCGGTGCCCGGCTACCACGCGCCCGCGGACGTCACCGCGATCGCCTCGGAACTGATGTCGGTCCTGCTGGACGCCTGCGCCGCCGCCGTACCGGCCGCGGCCCCGGACACGGAGCCGCCCGCCGTCGAGGACCACCTGGCCGCGCACCGCGCATGGGCGGGCAGCCACCCGGACGCCCCGCCGTCGGCGCTGCGCCTGGCCCTGACCTTCTGGAGCCGCCTGCACGGCGTGCTGTCCCTGGAACTGGCGGGCCACTTCACCGGCATGGGCCTGGACCCGGCCCTGCTCTTCGACGCCGAGGTCGACCGCCTCGTGACGCCCTGA
- a CDS encoding medium chain dehydrogenase/reductase family protein: MTNTVERVEVVLPGKVEPEGLQFHRGPVPVPTAGQVVVAMEATGVSFAEQQMRRGRYYDQPPFPFVPGYDLVGTVQAVGDGVGSALLGKRVAALTKTGGWASHVALTAADVVEVPEGVSPVDAETAVVNGITAWQMLHRKARVRAGQTVLVHGANGGVGSILVQLALAAGAHVIGTASTRHHDALRALGVTPVDYRSGNVPARVRALAPGGVDAVFDHVGGDGIVDSWRLLAPGGTLVSYGSAATRDDEGSGAWPVLKLLGRVWVWNALPNGRRAYFFNVWAGRAYAKDRFRARLRSDLTQVFTALQRGEITAKVAAEIPLARAAEAMRLAESGTVAGKVVLVP, encoded by the coding sequence ATGACGAACACCGTCGAGCGGGTCGAGGTCGTTCTGCCGGGCAAGGTCGAGCCGGAGGGCCTGCAGTTCCACCGCGGCCCCGTCCCGGTGCCGACGGCCGGCCAGGTGGTCGTCGCCATGGAGGCGACGGGCGTGTCCTTCGCCGAGCAGCAGATGCGGCGCGGCCGGTACTACGACCAGCCCCCGTTCCCCTTCGTCCCCGGCTACGACCTGGTCGGCACGGTGCAGGCGGTGGGTGACGGCGTCGGCTCCGCGCTGCTCGGCAAGCGGGTCGCCGCCCTGACGAAGACCGGAGGCTGGGCGAGCCACGTCGCGCTCACCGCCGCCGACGTGGTGGAGGTGCCCGAGGGCGTCAGCCCGGTGGACGCGGAGACCGCGGTGGTCAACGGCATCACCGCCTGGCAGATGCTCCACCGCAAGGCCCGGGTGCGCGCCGGCCAGACCGTCCTGGTCCACGGCGCCAACGGCGGGGTCGGCTCGATCCTGGTCCAGCTGGCGCTGGCCGCGGGCGCCCATGTGATCGGCACCGCCTCCACCCGCCACCACGACGCGCTGCGCGCTCTCGGGGTGACCCCCGTCGACTACCGCTCCGGGAACGTCCCCGCACGGGTACGGGCCCTCGCGCCCGGCGGGGTGGACGCGGTGTTCGACCACGTGGGCGGCGACGGCATCGTCGATTCCTGGCGGCTCCTGGCCCCCGGCGGCACGCTCGTCTCCTACGGCAGCGCCGCCACCCGCGACGACGAGGGCTCCGGCGCGTGGCCGGTGCTCAAGCTGCTCGGCCGGGTGTGGGTGTGGAACGCACTGCCCAACGGCCGCCGCGCGTACTTCTTCAACGTGTGGGCCGGGCGCGCCTACGCCAAGGACCGCTTCCGGGCACGCCTGCGCTCCGACCTCACCCAGGTGTTCACGGCCCTGCAGCGCGGCGAGATCACCGCCAAGGTCGCGGCCGAGATCCCGCTGGCCCGCGCCGCCGAGGCGATGCGCCTCGCCGAGTCCGGCACGGTCGCCGGGAAGGTCGTCCTCGTCCCGTGA
- a CDS encoding DinB family protein: MIDEFAKDNLHGRLRRDRKALLWKLDGLSEYDARRPLTATGTNLLGLVKHVATVEARYFGEVFDRPSPEPLPRWQDSDGSDLWATEDETRDQIIGFYRRTWEHSDATIDELPLDAPGHVPWWPEPYADTNLFAVMVHVLGESIRHAGHADVLREGLDGRTGLRAELEKQIDEEARAAYCAKIEQAARSAAPTKA; the protein is encoded by the coding sequence ATGATCGATGAATTCGCGAAGGACAACCTGCACGGGAGACTGCGGCGGGACCGCAAGGCGCTGCTCTGGAAACTCGACGGCTTGTCCGAATACGACGCCCGCCGGCCCCTGACAGCGACCGGGACCAACCTCCTCGGCCTGGTCAAACACGTGGCCACCGTCGAAGCCAGGTACTTCGGCGAGGTCTTCGACCGCCCTTCCCCGGAACCGCTGCCCCGGTGGCAGGACTCCGACGGCAGCGATCTGTGGGCGACCGAGGACGAGACCCGCGATCAGATCATCGGGTTCTACCGGCGCACGTGGGAACACTCGGACGCGACGATCGACGAGCTTCCCCTCGACGCCCCCGGCCACGTGCCGTGGTGGCCGGAGCCTTATGCCGACACGAACCTGTTCGCCGTCATGGTCCATGTCCTCGGCGAGTCCATCCGGCATGCCGGGCACGCCGATGTCCTGCGCGAGGGCCTCGACGGCCGGACCGGGTTGCGCGCCGAACTCGAGAAGCAGATCGACGAGGAAGCCCGTGCGGCCTACTGCGCGAAGATCGAGCAGGCCGCCAGGTCGGCCGCACCGACCAAGGCTTAG
- a CDS encoding alpha/beta hydrolase, producing the protein MPGSGPAPRPMTGRRRCAAALTVAAVCSSMLVAPELAAARAEPSPSQTVPRLDWSPCKPGSPYDCATAKVPLDHAAPAGRTIDLAVVRRKAGDPAKRLGTLFVNPGGPGGPGTVQVPQNYDSFPKDLRERYDIVSWDPRGIGNSTAVNCFDSPEEAQAWGAGKPVGFPVGEKERTAWIDAYEDLGRRCEKRDPDLLRHVSTADTAQDLDLLRRAVGEPQLNYLGVSYGTILGATYANLFPDKVRAMVLDSNIDPLAWTNNASTSEPRTTTLLRMGSDRTGAATLNKFLDLCGSATTARCAFSAGSPQATRDKFDQLMGRLREHPVGRWTYATTVADAVSSLYIVHPGWTDLAARLQDLWQGRAPKPAQYPPPPPVANPNPYLGEEQAGAVWCGDSPNPRDPAVYHGLEEDSAKRAGDAGRYWTWSGEPCATWPARAANRYDGPWNKPTANPVLVVGTTYDPSTPHSDAQAMAKELADARLLTNNGYGHTALFNNSSTCINNFESRYFIDGTLPPPGTICQPDRQPFS; encoded by the coding sequence ATGCCTGGATCTGGACCCGCACCCCGACCGATGACCGGCCGCCGCCGGTGCGCGGCAGCCCTCACCGTGGCGGCGGTCTGCTCCTCGATGCTGGTCGCGCCGGAACTCGCCGCGGCCCGGGCGGAGCCCTCGCCCTCGCAGACCGTCCCCCGGCTGGACTGGAGCCCCTGCAAACCGGGCAGCCCGTACGACTGCGCCACCGCCAAGGTGCCGCTGGACCACGCGGCCCCCGCCGGCCGCACCATCGACCTGGCCGTCGTCCGCCGGAAGGCGGGCGACCCCGCGAAACGCCTGGGCACGCTGTTCGTCAACCCCGGCGGCCCCGGCGGCCCCGGGACGGTGCAGGTGCCGCAGAACTACGACTCCTTCCCGAAGGACCTGCGCGAGCGCTACGACATCGTCAGCTGGGACCCCAGGGGCATCGGCAACAGCACCGCGGTGAACTGCTTCGACAGCCCGGAGGAGGCCCAGGCCTGGGGCGCGGGCAAGCCGGTCGGCTTCCCGGTGGGCGAGAAGGAGCGCACGGCCTGGATCGACGCCTACGAGGACCTGGGCCGCCGCTGCGAGAAGCGCGACCCCGACCTCCTGCGCCACGTGTCGACCGCCGACACCGCCCAGGACCTCGACCTGCTCCGCCGGGCCGTGGGGGAGCCGCAGCTCAACTACCTCGGCGTCTCCTACGGCACGATCCTCGGCGCCACCTACGCCAACCTGTTCCCCGACAAGGTCCGCGCCATGGTCCTCGACAGCAACATCGACCCGCTGGCGTGGACGAACAACGCCTCGACGAGCGAACCGAGGACCACGACCCTCCTGCGCATGGGCTCGGACCGCACCGGGGCGGCGACCCTGAACAAGTTCCTCGACCTCTGCGGATCGGCCACCACCGCCCGCTGCGCCTTCTCGGCCGGCAGCCCGCAGGCCACCCGCGACAAGTTCGACCAGCTGATGGGGCGCCTGCGCGAGCACCCGGTGGGCCGGTGGACGTACGCCACCACCGTTGCCGACGCGGTCAGCAGCCTCTACATCGTCCACCCCGGCTGGACCGATCTCGCCGCCCGGCTCCAGGACCTCTGGCAGGGCCGCGCCCCGAAGCCGGCCCAGTACCCGCCCCCGCCCCCGGTCGCGAACCCGAATCCGTACCTGGGGGAGGAACAGGCGGGAGCCGTGTGGTGCGGCGACAGCCCCAACCCGCGCGACCCGGCCGTCTACCACGGTCTGGAGGAGGACAGCGCCAAGCGCGCCGGTGACGCGGGACGTTACTGGACCTGGTCCGGCGAGCCGTGCGCGACCTGGCCGGCCCGGGCCGCCAACCGGTACGACGGCCCGTGGAACAAGCCCACGGCGAACCCCGTCCTGGTGGTAGGCACCACCTACGACCCCTCGACACCCCACTCGGACGCCCAGGCCATGGCCAAGGAGCTGGCCGACGCCCGGCTGCTCACCAACAACGGGTACGGCCACACCGCACTCTTCAACAACTCCAGCACCTGCATCAACAACTTCGAGAGCCGCTACTTCATCGACGGCACGCTCCCGCCGCCCGGCACGATCTGCCAGCCGGACCGGCAGCCCTTCTCCTGA